In the Leptospira fainei serovar Hurstbridge str. BUT 6 genome, GCAAATGCGGTAGCGTAGGTTTTAGGGATCGCGGAATAGCTCATATTAATTAAGCGCTCAGTTTCTTGATCTTGCCTAGCTCGTTTTCGATGAAAGACTTATAGTCGTCCGCTTTCAGTTGTTTTTCCAACACTAAGCCTGCAACTTGGACGGTCATACCGACGATCTGTTCCTGGAGTTCCGCCAAGGCCTTGGATTTTGCCAGTTCAATATCTTTCACTGCGCTATCCTTTAAGTGCTTCACGTCTTTAGCCGCTTCTTCCAACATTTTATTTCGAAGATTCGTCGCATCCGATTTCGCTTCCGAAACGATTCCGTTCGCCTGATCACGGGCTACCGCGATCTTCGCTTCGTAATCCTTAAGCAGTGCCTCCGCCTCAGAGCGGACGTCCGCAGCTTTCCGAATATCGTTTTGAATGGTCTCTGCCCGTTCATCGAGCGCTTTGAGAATGACATCCCAGGCGAATTTCTTTAGGACTAGTACGACGATCCCGAAAGTAACCAGGGTCCAAACAACTAGACCCGGATTTACGTCAAGAAGACCGTTCAGCCCCTTAGCTGCTAAGAGAAACAAGATTATTTACCTTCGGCGGGTGCGGAAACTGCAGTTTTAGCCTTTTCAACACTAGACTTAACAGCGTCGTTTAAGGTTCCAGCCGCGAGGAACGCGATTACGAGAGCGAAAAGTGCAGCACCTTCGATAAGAGCCGCAGAAATGATCATCGCAGTCTGAATCTTACCGCCAGCTTCCGGTTGACGGCTAATGCCTTCTGCAGCAGATCCACCGATTCTTCCGATTCCTAAACCTGCACCGAGGATGGCGATTCCAGCTGCGATTCCTACTCCGATATATCCTAGTCCGAATTCCATATTGCTACTATCTCCTGTTTGAACTAACAATGATTAAAAATTAATGCCTATGCATACTCAAGCCCACAAAGAGCGAAGTTAAAAGGGCAAAGACATACGCTTGCAGGAACGCAACAAAGAGTTCCAAAACGTAAATCACTCCCGCTCCGACCATGGACACCGGAATAATTCCCCAGGCCTTGAATTGGAAAATAAAGCCCATCAATGCCAAAATGATAACGTGCCCCGCTGTCATGTTCGCTAAAAGACGCACAGTTAGCGCAAAGGTCTTTGCGGCCGGAGAAACGACAAACTCCAGGGGCCACATTAAGAAATATAAAGGCCATGGAACTCCGTTCGGAACCGAATGAATCACGAACTTAGGTCCTTGGTATATAAACCCGGCGGCATAAATCATCGCCATGGTCATTAGCGCTAAGGTCATGGTCACCGATACGTCTCCCGTAACAGTGATCCCGTTCCAAACTTTCGCAAGCCAGATCGGCTCGTGATGCGAAGCGGATTCTTCGACGGCTTCCGTAGCCGCGTCCTCGCCGTTTACGTAATGTTGAACGATTTCAGAACCGACCTGAACGACTTCGCCGACCGGAGGAAGTAAGCCTAGAAGATTACAGAAAAGAATGAAAAAGAAGAGTGAAAAGATATAATGATAATATCCATGTCCGTGGCCGTCCATATTGGAATCCACAA is a window encoding:
- a CDS encoding F0F1 ATP synthase subunit B — translated: MFLLAAKGLNGLLDVNPGLVVWTLVTFGIVVLVLKKFAWDVILKALDERAETIQNDIRKAADVRSEAEALLKDYEAKIAVARDQANGIVSEAKSDATNLRNKMLEEAAKDVKHLKDSAVKDIELAKSKALAELQEQIVGMTVQVAGLVLEKQLKADDYKSFIENELGKIKKLSA
- a CDS encoding ATP synthase F0 subunit C gives rise to the protein MEFGLGYIGVGIAAGIAILGAGLGIGRIGGSAAEGISRQPEAGGKIQTAMIISAALIEGAALFALVIAFLAAGTLNDAVKSSVEKAKTAVSAPAEGK
- the atpB gene encoding F0F1 ATP synthase subunit A codes for the protein MLKRLFAAILLLSALPAFASESAGEGFDLNEVLVHHLMDHAEFPLNIGGHKIYEDQEGFDPSNENIFLDHHHNKRFHFVGGFDLHITRRVTMMWIVAFLLFVIFIPAARIISRNPLKVQGRFANTVETFIDFLKKDVVDSNMDGHGHGYYHYIFSLFFFILFCNLLGLLPPVGEVVQVGSEIVQHYVNGEDAATEAVEESASHHEPIWLAKVWNGITVTGDVSVTMTLALMTMAMIYAAGFIYQGPKFVIHSVPNGVPWPLYFLMWPLEFVVSPAAKTFALTVRLLANMTAGHVIILALMGFIFQFKAWGIIPVSMVGAGVIYVLELFVAFLQAYVFALLTSLFVGLSMHRH